The following coding sequences lie in one Apium graveolens cultivar Ventura chromosome 3, ASM990537v1, whole genome shotgun sequence genomic window:
- the LOC141711879 gene encoding small ribosomal subunit protein eS17w-like, translating into MGRVRTKTVKKSSRQVIERYYSKMTLDFHTNKKILEEVAIIPSKRLRNKIAGFSTHLMKRIQKGPVRGISLKLQEEERERRMDFVPDESAIRTDHIEVDKETIELLASLGMSDVPGIVLKEEQTAVAAVLPGGYAARGGFGGGAGARRY; encoded by the coding sequence ATGGGTCGCGTCCGTACCAAAACCGTGAAAAAGTCGTCACGCCAGGTGATCGAGCGTTACTACTCAAAAATGACACTGGATTtccacaccaacaagaagattCTAGAAGAGGTCGCAATCATCCCATCGAAGCGTCTCCGCAACAAAATCGCCGGGTTCTCAACTCACTTGATGAAACGCATCCAGAAAGGGCCTGTTCGTGGCATCTCTCTCAAGCTCCAGGAAGAGGAGCGAGAAAGGCGCATGGACTTCGTGCCTGACGAGTCAGCAATCAGGACGGATCATATTGAGGTTGATAAGGAGACTATTGAGCTCTTGGCTTCTCTTGGCATGAGTGATGTTCCTGGAATTGTGCTTAAGGAGGAACaaactgctgttgctgctgtttTGCCTGGTGGTTATGCTGCTCGTGGCGGCTTCGGTGGCGGTGCTGGTGCTCGTAGGTACTGA
- the LOC141711881 gene encoding uncharacterized protein LOC141711881, with the protein MGNSESSSSDPRFISATRSFIPKYLEDLKSLFQSLAAQSHSDHQYISPSVFKKYYGLHGLLGDRMFDLITQKRGDEKLTFEDLVIAKGIYEKGTRDDIEEFIYQLLDVNGDDNIKRSDLEAVLNELFDYVFPNKRSEPGSASHLEIIDVFINAANLSKDDEGCAMCFEDFKKWCTLLPSVRKFLGSLLKLSDPGSQVPHLLLPENFDSKMLLLREEYAWHIGGTLSHQELGEWRLLYHSAVHGLSFSTFLGNISNNEGPTVFVVKDNDGYIYGGYASQPWERHADFYGDMKSFLFQLYPKASIYRPTGANNNIQWCAMNFSSESIPNGIGFGGRANHLGLFLSANFDQGHTFPCTTFGSPCLSKTDRICPEVIECWGVVPKGSEEETHNGLKGSVLERFKEERNMLNMVGLANSSQ; encoded by the exons ATGGGGAACTCTGAATCTTCTTCCTCTGATCCTCGTTTCATTTCCGCCACCAG ATCCTTTATTCCGAAGTATCTAGAAGACCTGAAATCTTTGTTCCAGTCTCTCGCTGCTCAATCACACAGTGATCACCAATACATATCTCCTTCCGTTTTTAAA AAATATTATGGACTACATGGTTTACTTGGAGACAGAATGTTTGATTTAATCACACAGAAACGTGGTGATGAAAAGCTCACCTTTGAGGACCTTGTAATTGCCAAA GGGATTTATGAGAAAGGAACCAGAGATGATATCGAagaatttatttatcagttactagaTGTCAATGGTGATGATAATATAAAACG GTCTGATCTTGAAGCCGTGCTTAACGAGCTGTTTGATTATGTTTTTCCTAACAAACGATCCGAACCTGGTTCTGCATCACATCTTGAAATCATTGACGTATTTATTAATGCTGCAAATTTATCAAAGGACGATGAAGGATGTGCTATGTGTTTCGAGGATTTCAAAAAATGGTGCACTCTTCTACCATCTGTTAGGAAGTTTCTCGGGAGCTTGCTGAAGCTTTCTGATCCAG GTTCTCAAGTTCCTCATCTGTTACTACCTGAAAATTTTGATTCCAAAATGTTATTGTTGAGGGAAGAATATGCTTGGCACATAGGAGGAACCCTTTCGCACCAGGAACTGGGTGAATGGAGACTTTTGTACCACAGTGCAGTTCATGGCTTAAGTTTCAGCACGTTCTTGGGAAATATATC AAACAACGAAGGACCAACTGTATTCGTTGTCAAGGATAATGATGGTTACATATATGGAGGCTATGCTTCTCAACCCTGGGAGAGACATGCTGACTTTTATGGGGATATGAAGTCTTTCCTCTTTCAGCTGTACCCTAAGGCATCTATCTATAGGCCTACTGGAGCGAATAATAACATACAGTGG TGTGCTATGAATTTTAGCTCCGAGAGCATCCCTAACGGCATTGGTTTCGGCGGCCGAGCAAATCACCTAGGCCTGTTCCTTTCCGCAAACTTTGATCAAGGACATACCTTCCCTTGCACCACTTTCGGCAGCCCTTGTTTGTCCAAGACTGACCGTATATGCCCAGAAGTGATAGAATGTTGGGGAGTTGTGCCAAAGGGATCTGAAGAAGAAACACATAACGGTCTTAAAGGTTCTGTTTTGGAGAGATTTAAGGAAGAGCGTAACATGCTCAACATGGTTGGACTGGCAAATTCAAGCCAGTAA
- the LOC141713949 gene encoding uncharacterized protein LOC141713949: MVQMVDKFFREGIILNGLNKTNIVLIPNKKSPTMMNELRHISLCNVLVKIITKVLANRMKSLLDKIISVNQNAFIPGRLISDNVMISYEVIHYLKRKRRGNGGYMTLKLDMSKAYDRLEWDYLSAMLIQLGFDSWWVHLIMQYIMSVSYQADEDEAIRVMELLQVFEYASGQKVNAMKSSIFFSSNVVEREADSLCQLLQMSKTGENSTYLGLPSLVGRNKIATMGLQMDLARGKGGFSEISSSNAANIHDETAPLGDNPNYIWRSLWEGKVVIKAGARWKIWGGSKINILDQPWLKNDDNPYISSTDQRLEGMKLSSIMHVDGRGWNEEVIQELFNVHDQNRTYETALSDVGMDDQLYWSKESTCLYTVKSEYRLFQAQKSLWRREDNDSLWRKIWKTKAPPKVLNFIWRACSNILPTKLALYQKYVSVNVTCPACNMEEESVYHILVQCHLASQCWMKVLHDVHEGQDFMQWLSHVYAVTENDKQAEILTLCWGIWKARNDLVWNQKHTQANNLVSSTSQYLGQWMYAQKLSTKTLFQHLMEGDEGQKWVKP, from the exons ATGGTTCAGATGGTGGATAAGTTTTTCAGAGAAGGAATCATTCTGAATGGTCTCAACAAAACTAATATTGTATTGATTCCAAATAAGAAGAGCCCAACTATGATGAATGAATTACGTCACATATCATTATGCAATGTCCTTGTTAAGATTATAACCAAGGTGCTGGCAAACCGTATGAAATCATTGTTGGACAAGATAATTTCAGTCAACCAAAATGCTTTTATACCTGGGCGACTTATTTCAGACAATGTGATGATATCATATGAGGTTATTCATTACCTTAAAAGGAAAAGAAGAGGAAATGGAGGTTATATGACCCTTAAACTCGATATGAGTAAGGCCTATGACAGACTTGAGTGGGACTATTTGAGTGCGATGTTGATTCAACTGGGATTTGACAGCTGGTGGGTGCACTTGATTATGCAGTACATTATGTCTGTCTCTTATCAG GCTGATGAAGATGAGGCTATTAGAGTGATGGAGCTTTTGCAAGTATTTGAGTATGCATCAGGCCAAAAGGTTAATGCTATGAAATCTTCAATCTTTTTCAGTTCGAATGTGGTTGAGAGGGAAGCTGATAGTTTATGTCAACTGCTTCAGATGTCAAAAACAGGAGAGAATAGTACATATTTGGGCCTTCCAAGCTTAGTGGGAAGAAATAAAATAGCTACTATGGGATTGCAAATGGATCTCGCAAGGGGGAAGGGAGGTTTTAGTGAAATCAGTAGCTCAAACGCTGCCAACATACACGATGAGA CTGCTCCTCTTGGGGATAATCCCAACTATATTTGGAGAAGTTTATGGGAGGGTAAAGTGGTTATTAAGGCAGGGGCTAGATGGAAGATATGGGGAGGTAGCAAGATTAATATTCTTGACCAACCTTGGCTCAAGAATGATGATAATCCGTATATTTCATCTACAGATCAGAGGTTAGAAGGAATGAAGCTATCGTCAATCATGCATGTTGATGGTCGAGGGTGGAATGAAGAGGTAATTCAAGAGTTGTTCAATGTTCACGATCAAAATCGAACCTATGAAACTGCTCTTAGTGATGTGGGAATGGATGATCAGCTGTACTGGAGTAAAGAAAGCACATGTCTGTACACAGTGAAAAGCGAATATAGGTTGTTTCAAGCTCAGAAGAGTTTATGGAGAAGGGAAGACAACGATAGCTTGTGGAGAAAAATTTGGAAAACTAAGGCACCTCCTAAGGTTCTAAATTTTATCTGGAGAGCATGTTCGAATATTCTTCCTACTAAACTGGCATTGTATCAGAAATATGTGTCGGTGAATGTCACTTGTCCAGCTTGTAACATGGAGGAGGAATCAGTTTATCATATTCTGGTTCAGTGTCATTTAGCTAGTCAGTGTTGGATGAAAGTATTACACGATGTGCATGAGGGGCAAGATTTTATGCAGTGGTTGTCTCATGTTTATGCAGTTACAGAGAATGATAAACAAGCAGAAATTTTGACTCTTTGTTGGGGTATATGGAAAGCTCGCAATGATCTAGTATGGAATCAAAAGCATACTCAAGCTAATAATTTAGTATCTTCAACATCTCAGTACCTTGGACAATGGATGTATGCCCAAAAATTATCTACTAAAACTCTATTTCAACACTTGATGGAAGGAGATGAAGGTCAGAAATGGGTCAAGCCGTAG